One stretch of Clostridiales bacterium DNA includes these proteins:
- a CDS encoding DegV family protein, with translation MIKILVDSASDIDARDAAALGIDFIPMFIRFGDTEYADGVNLSHEEFFEKLIESDEMPQTSQINEYRFEEKFAELTADGSDVIAITLSSKLSGTYNNACAAASKFNGKVRVVDSLNASAGERMLFEYALRLIKDGETNVNKLADILDEKKHKICFLALLGTLEYLKKGGRISAAVAFAGEVFSIKPVISITDGEVKLVGKAMGSKRGSNLLTQFIDKYGVDFDMPYVLVYSGTDVALLDKYVNDSAHLWKDKTDKLHKYMIGSTIGTHVGPNAIGVAFFAK, from the coding sequence ATGATAAAGATTTTGGTTGACAGCGCGTCGGATATAGACGCGCGCGACGCGGCGGCTCTCGGCATAGATTTTATACCTATGTTTATTCGTTTCGGCGACACCGAGTACGCCGACGGCGTGAACCTTTCCCATGAGGAGTTTTTCGAAAAGCTTATCGAAAGCGACGAAATGCCGCAAACGAGCCAAATAAACGAATACCGCTTCGAAGAAAAATTCGCCGAGCTTACAGCGGACGGAAGCGACGTGATCGCTATTACACTGTCGTCCAAGTTGTCCGGCACGTATAATAACGCCTGCGCCGCGGCGAGTAAGTTTAACGGCAAGGTGCGAGTTGTAGACAGCCTTAACGCGAGCGCGGGCGAGCGTATGCTGTTCGAGTACGCTCTAAGGCTTATCAAGGACGGCGAAACGAACGTGAATAAGCTTGCGGATATTCTCGACGAGAAAAAGCATAAGATCTGCTTTCTCGCACTTTTGGGTACGCTCGAATACCTTAAAAAGGGTGGGCGCATATCCGCCGCAGTCGCATTCGCGGGCGAAGTGTTCTCGATAAAGCCCGTTATATCGATCACTGACGGCGAGGTAAAGCTCGTCGGTAAAGCAATGGGCTCCAAGCGCGGAAGCAATCTTTTGACCCAGTTTATCGATAAATACGGCGTCGACTTCGATATGCCGTACGTGCTTGTATATTCGGGTACGGACGTTGCGCTATTGGATAAGTACGTAAACGACAGCGCGCATTTGTGGAAGGATAAAACAGATAAGCTCCATAAGTACATGATAGGCAGTACTATCGGCACCCACGTAGGACCGAACGCGATCGGCGTTGCGTTCTTTGCTAAATAA
- a CDS encoding alpha/beta hydrolase yields MGKNKKRSKQADILEEPIRAETNKLIDQINNDKELNGWQKHRRRRAVKKTKALFRAIDILFSMPQNSCPYVKKSNEDKIECQADIVYDGGESDICTFDMYRIPTNEPQPAVIIIHGGGFTAGDKKYRKGRAKFLALNGFTVFCINYGLAPDFTFPSPILHIVDAANYIHAHAEKFNIDASRIILDGDSAGAYYAALVASLNNNEKLKTRISRSLDFKAFGVLLNCGIYDMATVRKVRDPLDIADGVILSLTGAKIDEFNDYEYSDCCMPIDFVNSDFPPTFLIYSSADIFCRGQGDVLKEKLDSCGVYYEYYNARHITSNHCFSLTWSGEDAVAANELMLSFAKRLAGDKIKFK; encoded by the coding sequence ATGGGCAAGAACAAAAAACGCTCAAAACAAGCCGATATTCTCGAAGAACCGATACGTGCCGAAACAAATAAGCTTATCGATCAGATAAATAACGACAAAGAGCTAAACGGTTGGCAAAAACATAGACGCCGTCGTGCGGTCAAGAAAACGAAAGCGTTATTCCGCGCTATCGATATTCTTTTCAGTATGCCGCAAAATTCCTGCCCGTACGTAAAAAAATCCAACGAAGATAAAATTGAGTGTCAAGCTGATATAGTGTACGACGGCGGTGAAAGCGATATTTGCACGTTCGATATGTATAGAATACCGACGAACGAGCCTCAGCCTGCCGTTATAATTATTCACGGCGGTGGATTCACGGCGGGCGATAAGAAGTACCGCAAGGGCAGGGCTAAGTTCCTCGCGCTCAATGGTTTTACCGTGTTTTGCATAAATTACGGGCTTGCGCCCGACTTTACTTTTCCGTCGCCCATACTCCATATTGTCGACGCCGCAAATTATATCCACGCTCACGCCGAGAAATTCAATATCGACGCAAGCCGCATTATTCTGGACGGCGACAGCGCGGGCGCATACTATGCGGCATTGGTTGCATCGCTCAATAATAACGAAAAGCTCAAAACTCGCATATCGCGTTCGCTCGACTTTAAAGCGTTCGGTGTATTGCTCAACTGCGGCATTTACGATATGGCAACCGTGCGAAAGGTGCGCGACCCGCTAGATATTGCGGACGGCGTTATTTTGAGCCTTACCGGTGCTAAGATTGATGAGTTCAACGACTACGAATACTCGGACTGTTGTATGCCGATCGATTTTGTAAACAGCGATTTTCCGCCCACGTTCTTGATCTATTCCTCCGCCGATATATTTTGCCGCGGTCAGGGCGACGTTCTTAAAGAAAAACTCGATAGCTGCGGCGTGTACTACGAGTATTACAACGCACGGCATATCACTTCCAACCATTGTTTCTCGCTCACGTGGAGTGGTGAGGACGCCGTCGCCGCAAACGAGTTGATGCTGTCTTTTGCAAAACGCCTTGCCGGCGATAAAATCAAGTTTAAGTAA
- a CDS encoding FprA family A-type flavoprotein, producing MMSNITKSIKYVGVNDKTIDLFEGQYVVPNGISYNSYVLIDDKIAVFDTVDKRKTDEWLANLEVTLGGRNPDYLIISHMEPDHSSSIRSFLSKYPKTVAVGNEKTFGIAERFFGKLIENKHVVKEGDELSLGKHVLKFVFAPMVHWPEVMFTYEKTEKVLFSADAFGKFGALDADEDWACEARRYYFNIVGKYGTTVQAVLKKAAALDISIICPLHGPVLTENLGYYIDKYNTWSTYTPEDKGVTIAYASIYGNTAAAAQKLAELLTAKGVKASVFDLARCDMAEAVEDAFRYDRLVTAGITYDGAIMPVMETFINKLKAKNYQNRKIAFIENGSWAPAAAKTMRTMFEAMKNISFAETVVTVKSALESEAEKQLEALATELA from the coding sequence ATTATGTCTAACATTACAAAAAGCATTAAGTACGTCGGCGTCAACGATAAGACGATCGACCTGTTCGAGGGGCAGTACGTTGTGCCGAACGGCATTTCTTACAATTCGTACGTACTCATCGACGATAAGATCGCCGTATTCGATACGGTCGATAAGCGCAAGACCGACGAATGGCTTGCCAATCTCGAAGTAACGCTCGGCGGGCGCAACCCCGACTATCTCATTATTTCGCACATGGAACCCGACCACTCGTCGAGTATCCGCTCGTTCCTGAGTAAGTACCCTAAGACGGTAGCAGTCGGGAACGAAAAGACCTTCGGCATAGCCGAGCGGTTTTTCGGCAAGCTGATAGAGAATAAGCACGTAGTCAAGGAAGGCGACGAGCTCTCGCTCGGCAAGCACGTTTTGAAATTCGTTTTCGCGCCCATGGTGCATTGGCCCGAGGTAATGTTCACGTACGAAAAGACGGAGAAGGTTTTGTTCTCTGCGGACGCGTTCGGCAAGTTCGGCGCACTCGATGCGGACGAGGACTGGGCGTGCGAGGCGAGAAGATACTACTTTAACATAGTCGGCAAGTACGGAACGACAGTTCAAGCCGTGCTTAAAAAAGCCGCCGCGCTTGATATTTCGATCATCTGCCCGTTGCACGGTCCCGTGCTCACCGAAAACCTCGGTTACTATATCGATAAATACAATACTTGGAGCACGTACACTCCCGAGGATAAGGGCGTAACGATAGCGTACGCGTCGATATACGGCAATACTGCCGCCGCAGCGCAAAAGCTCGCCGAGCTTCTCACGGCAAAGGGCGTAAAAGCGTCGGTTTTCGATCTTGCGCGTTGCGATATGGCGGAAGCGGTCGAGGACGCATTCCGTTACGACAGGCTCGTCACAGCCGGTATAACGTATGACGGCGCGATCATGCCCGTAATGGAAACGTTCATCAATAAGCTTAAAGCAAAGAACTACCAAAACCGCAAGATCGCGTTTATCGAGAACGGCAGCTGGGCACCCGCCGCAGCTAAGACCATGCGCACTATGTTCGAGGCTATGAAAAACATTTCGTTTGCCGAAACCGTAGTTACCGTCAAGTCCGCGCTGGAAAGCGAAGCCGAAAAGCAGCTCGAAGCGCTTGCCACCGAGCTTGCATAA
- a CDS encoding DNA-deoxyinosine glycosylase, producing MQNARHATHDSVPPLIDEHCHTLVLGSMLSPKSVEASFYYAHPQNRFWRVLAAVFNENYSTDTAERSKLALDHGIALWDVIYSCDIIGAADSTITNVEFNDIVDLLACYPSIKRIYTTGGAAFKLLKKYAKTVDNSIVRNAQALPSTSPLNCATSLDALISKYSVLANIPQD from the coding sequence ATGCAAAACGCAAGACACGCAACCCACGACTCAGTTCCGCCGCTTATCGACGAACATTGCCATACGCTCGTACTCGGCTCTATGCTCTCGCCCAAATCGGTAGAAGCTTCGTTCTACTACGCGCATCCGCAAAACAGGTTTTGGCGTGTGCTTGCCGCTGTGTTTAACGAAAACTATTCAACCGATACAGCCGAAAGGTCCAAACTTGCGCTCGATCACGGCATTGCGCTTTGGGACGTGATTTACAGCTGCGATATTATCGGCGCGGCGGACAGCACGATAACAAACGTGGAATTTAACGATATAGTGGACTTACTCGCCTGTTATCCGTCTATTAAACGAATTTACACGACGGGCGGCGCGGCGTTTAAGCTGCTCAAAAAATACGCAAAAACAGTCGATAATTCGATCGTTCGAAACGCGCAAGCGCTGCCGTCCACAAGTCCGCTGAACTGCGCGACTTCGCTCGACGCGCTTATCTCGAAGTACTCCGTTCTTGCTAATATCCCGCAAGACTAA
- a CDS encoding formate/nitrite transporter family protein → MNTPKQIAENYNGIAQTKTTLNWYKLLILGVLAGAFIALGGVVATIAGSGFEGVQANLIKGAVFPLGLMLVVICGAELFTGNCLLVAPLMSKKIKPLGMLKNWGLAYVGNFIGAVLIAVLVVYGHVYSEPAATASVITAAAKCNANFGYALLKGILCNILVCLAVWAAMASKSAGGKIIALYLPIFAFVACGFEHSIANMFYITSGLMASAEYGIAAAGLSFGNGLVFSLLASTLGNIIGGALIAVAYWAVYFRPEKVKVEETDPDPEQKN, encoded by the coding sequence ATGAATACTCCTAAACAAATCGCCGAGAACTATAACGGCATAGCGCAAACGAAAACTACGCTGAATTGGTATAAGCTACTCATACTCGGCGTGCTCGCGGGCGCGTTTATCGCATTGGGCGGTGTGGTCGCAACGATTGCGGGCAGCGGGTTCGAGGGTGTGCAGGCGAACTTGATCAAGGGCGCGGTTTTTCCGCTCGGGCTTATGCTCGTAGTAATCTGCGGCGCAGAGCTGTTTACAGGCAATTGCTTACTTGTCGCTCCGCTCATGAGCAAGAAAATTAAGCCGCTCGGTATGCTCAAAAACTGGGGTTTGGCGTACGTCGGTAACTTTATCGGCGCGGTGCTTATCGCTGTTCTTGTAGTATACGGGCACGTTTACAGCGAGCCTGCCGCAACGGCAAGCGTTATAACCGCCGCCGCCAAGTGCAACGCCAACTTCGGCTATGCGCTGTTAAAAGGCATTCTTTGCAACATACTCGTATGCCTTGCCGTATGGGCGGCTATGGCGAGCAAGAGCGCGGGCGGCAAGATCATAGCTTTATATCTCCCCATATTCGCGTTTGTTGCTTGCGGCTTCGAGCACAGCATAGCTAATATGTTTTACATAACTTCGGGGCTTATGGCTTCCGCCGAGTACGGTATAGCCGCGGCGGGGCTTAGCTTCGGCAACGGATTGGTTTTCAGCTTACTCGCTTCTACACTGGGTAATATAATCGGCGGCGCGCTTATCGCGGTCGCGTATTGGGCGGTATACTTCCGTCCCGAAAAGGTCAAGGTCGAAGAAACCGACCCCGACCCCGAACAAAAAAATTAG
- a CDS encoding ATP-binding cassette domain-containing protein translates to MQDQENTVVTSDENSSANGSQFILEVKNLKKYFVAKKEWKILKTPVETKDESLVTIPSAEQTETAENGEQTETIDNAEVPAQTDELKAEAEVTPEDGENEKKTAEQKPKYKYKLARQITYVKAVNGVSFTMYPGETLGIVGESGCGKSTMGRSILRLHDITDGQVFFDGTDITKLKPNEMRKFRTKMQIIFQDPYSSLPPRSPVGDIIGEAVKVHKIVPKNEQRDYVIEIMRKCGLQDFYFDRYPHEFSGGQRQRICIARALAVKPKFVVCDEPVSALDVSIQAQVINLLKELQRDMNLTYLFISHDLSVVQHISDRVGVMYLGNFVELGNEKEIFNNPMHPYTHALLSAVPVPDPHYKGNRIILSGDIPSPAHPPEGCKFHTRCSRCMEVCKHVEPKFKDYGNGHFCACHLYPQD, encoded by the coding sequence ATGCAAGACCAAGAGAATACCGTTGTTACGTCCGATGAGAATTCCTCGGCGAACGGTTCGCAGTTCATTTTAGAAGTCAAAAATCTAAAAAAATACTTTGTTGCCAAAAAGGAATGGAAGATACTTAAAACGCCCGTCGAAACGAAAGACGAGAGCTTAGTAACTATCCCTTCCGCCGAGCAAACGGAAACGGCGGAGAACGGCGAACAAACCGAAACGATCGATAATGCGGAAGTGCCCGCACAAACGGACGAGCTTAAAGCCGAAGCCGAAGTAACGCCCGAGGACGGCGAAAACGAGAAGAAAACAGCCGAGCAAAAGCCTAAGTATAAGTATAAGCTTGCGCGGCAAATCACCTACGTTAAAGCGGTCAACGGCGTCAGCTTTACCATGTATCCCGGCGAAACGCTCGGCATAGTCGGCGAAAGTGGTTGCGGCAAGAGCACGATGGGCAGAAGCATTCTGCGCTTGCACGACATTACGGACGGTCAGGTATTCTTTGACGGTACGGATATAACCAAGCTCAAACCGAACGAAATGCGCAAGTTCCGTACCAAAATGCAAATAATATTCCAGGACCCGTACAGCAGTTTGCCGCCGCGCAGTCCCGTAGGCGACATTATAGGCGAAGCCGTTAAGGTCCATAAAATCGTGCCCAAGAACGAACAGCGCGATTACGTTATCGAGATCATGCGCAAGTGCGGTTTGCAGGATTTCTATTTCGACCGCTACCCGCACGAGTTCTCTGGCGGTCAGCGTCAGCGTATATGCATTGCTCGCGCGCTCGCGGTTAAGCCCAAATTCGTCGTTTGCGACGAGCCCGTATCGGCGCTCGACGTTTCGATCCAAGCTCAGGTCATCAACCTCTTGAAAGAGCTTCAACGCGATATGAACCTTACATATTTGTTCATCTCGCACGATTTGAGCGTAGTTCAGCACATTTCGGACAGGGTGGGCGTTATGTACCTCGGCAATTTCGTCGAGCTCGGTAACGAGAAGGAAATCTTCAATAACCCCATGCATCCGTACACGCACGCATTGCTTTCCGCCGTGCCCGTTCCCGATCCGCACTACAAGGGAAACCGCATAATACTCAGCGGCGACATTCCCAGCCCCGCGCATCCGCCCGAAGGCTGCAAGTTCCACACGCGTTGCTCGCGCTGTATGGAGGTTTGCAAGCACGTAGAGCCTAAGTTCAAGGACTACGGCAACGGACATTTCTGTGCGTGTCATTTATATCCGCAGGATTAA
- a CDS encoding Mrp/NBP35 family ATP-binding protein — protein sequence MSNCSHDCSSCSQSCGDRKDDAPKFDKPHELSRIKRVIAVVSGKGGVGKSSVTSLLAATMNKKGYKCAILDADITGASIPKMFGVSGELAGDQNGIYPAETSKGIRIISSNLLLENETDPIVWRGPVIAGMVKQFWTDVIWGDVDYMFIDCPPGTGDVPLTVFQSIKVDGIVIVTTPQELVSMIVEKAVNMANLMKIPVLGIVENMSYVLCPHCNDKITLFGDGEATARVAQKFGLPLLAQIPYDKNLVQAADSGKLDETTVDYANAAVDILESGLPVSKH from the coding sequence ATGAGTAATTGCAGTCACGATTGTTCGAGCTGTTCGCAAAGCTGCGGCGACAGAAAAGACGACGCGCCTAAGTTCGACAAGCCGCACGAGCTGTCGCGCATCAAGCGCGTAATAGCCGTAGTGAGCGGCAAGGGTGGCGTGGGTAAATCGTCCGTCACTTCGCTTTTGGCGGCGACCATGAACAAAAAAGGCTATAAATGCGCCATTCTCGACGCAGATATAACAGGCGCGTCCATTCCCAAAATGTTCGGCGTCAGCGGCGAGCTTGCAGGCGATCAGAACGGCATTTATCCCGCCGAAACGTCTAAGGGTATACGCATTATATCGTCAAACCTTTTGCTGGAAAACGAAACCGATCCCATCGTTTGGCGCGGACCCGTTATCGCAGGCATGGTCAAGCAGTTCTGGACGGACGTTATTTGGGGTGACGTAGACTATATGTTTATTGACTGCCCGCCTGGAACAGGCGACGTGCCTCTTACCGTTTTTCAGTCGATCAAAGTTGACGGCATTGTGATAGTCACAACGCCGCAGGAGCTTGTGTCCATGATAGTCGAAAAGGCTGTCAACATGGCAAACCTTATGAAGATACCTGTACTCGGTATCGTCGAGAACATGAGCTACGTGCTGTGCCCGCACTGCAACGACAAGATAACACTTTTCGGCGACGGCGAAGCTACGGCGCGCGTCGCGCAAAAATTTGGTCTGCCGTTATTGGCGCAGATCCCGTACGATAAAAATCTCGTCCAAGCCGCCGACAGCGGCAAGCTCGACGAAACGACTGTCGATTACGCGAACGCCGCCGTCGATATCTTGGAAAGCGGCTTGCCCGTAAGTAAGCATTAG
- a CDS encoding ABC transporter ATP-binding protein: MADNKEKKSVIVKVKDWYRHVTHKDDPHYISGKEARKISNENRKTTRMYEKRKLRKVEESEYVTQMRDPSNILEVDGLKTYFFTDAGVSKAVDGVSFDIPKSSVVGIVGESGCGKSVTSLSVMQLVQAPQGQIVDGAIRFNTQDYKRDENGKPIPVWEYEEKDGERVIKTEPALDKKGNPVLDKDGNPVMKNVQAKDGNGFPAFELEDKVFDITKMPTNSMRRIRGKEIAMIFQEPMTSLNPLFTIGNQLDEVVLLHTPGADKVLAKNRTLEMLGLVGIAMPEIVYKSYPHELSGGMRQRVMIAMALACNPKLIVADEPTTALDVTIQAQVLDLLKDIKTKINGSIMLITHDLGVIAGMADYVVVMYAGRVIEKGTVEEIFDTPLHPYTIGLQKSKPVINKDVDWLYSIKGQVPNPINMPTYCYFKDRCEDCKECCNGEYPALVQVTPTHSVACYCAQEKLDAINAKRAAEEQAAKEAEALAAKADLDPPVEEAATADEPKKKTAKKSTAKKTTAKKSTTTKKPAAKSATEKKTTTKSTSAKTATTKTTAAKKSTSSAKAAPKSTAAKPRTKKEENK; this comes from the coding sequence ATGGCGGATAATAAAGAAAAAAAATCGGTTATAGTTAAAGTCAAAGATTGGTACCGTCACGTTACCCACAAGGACGATCCTCATTATATTTCGGGCAAGGAAGCGCGTAAAATCTCCAACGAGAACCGCAAAACCACCCGTATGTACGAAAAGAGGAAGCTTCGCAAGGTAGAGGAAAGCGAGTACGTTACGCAGATGCGCGACCCCTCGAACATTCTCGAAGTAGACGGGCTTAAAACCTATTTCTTTACCGACGCAGGCGTATCCAAAGCGGTCGACGGCGTTTCTTTCGATATTCCCAAAAGCTCGGTCGTCGGCATAGTCGGCGAGAGCGGCTGCGGAAAATCGGTCACTTCGCTGTCGGTCATGCAGCTCGTCCAAGCCCCGCAGGGTCAAATCGTGGACGGCGCGATAAGATTCAATACGCAGGACTACAAGCGCGACGAAAACGGCAAACCGATTCCCGTTTGGGAATACGAGGAAAAAGACGGCGAGCGCGTTATCAAGACCGAGCCTGCGCTCGATAAAAAGGGTAATCCCGTTCTCGACAAGGACGGCAACCCCGTAATGAAGAATGTTCAGGCGAAGGACGGCAACGGCTTCCCCGCATTCGAGCTCGAAGACAAAGTTTTCGATATTACCAAGATGCCCACCAACTCGATGCGGCGCATCCGCGGTAAAGAGATCGCCATGATCTTCCAAGAGCCTATGACGAGCCTTAACCCGCTCTTTACCATAGGCAACCAGCTCGACGAGGTCGTTCTTCTTCACACGCCCGGCGCGGATAAGGTGCTTGCAAAAAATCGCACGCTCGAAATGCTCGGGCTCGTCGGCATCGCTATGCCCGAAATCGTTTACAAGAGCTATCCGCACGAGCTTTCGGGCGGTATGCGTCAGCGCGTCATGATAGCCATGGCGCTTGCTTGCAACCCCAAGCTTATCGTCGCCGACGAGCCGACTACGGCGCTCGACGTTACGATACAGGCACAGGTTCTCGACCTTCTCAAAGATATCAAGACCAAGATTAACGGCTCGATCATGCTTATCACGCACGACCTTGGCGTTATCGCGGGCATGGCGGACTACGTCGTCGTCATGTACGCGGGCAGGGTCATAGAAAAAGGCACGGTCGAGGAAATTTTCGACACACCTTTGCACCCGTACACGATAGGCTTGCAAAAGAGTAAACCCGTTATCAATAAGGACGTAGATTGGCTGTACAGCATAAAGGGTCAGGTTCCCAACCCGATCAATATGCCGACATATTGCTATTTCAAGGACAGGTGCGAGGACTGCAAGGAATGCTGCAACGGCGAATATCCTGCGCTCGTTCAGGTCACGCCCACGCACAGCGTAGCTTGCTACTGCGCGCAAGAAAAGCTTGACGCAATCAACGCCAAGCGCGCCGCCGAGGAGCAAGCCGCAAAGGAAGCGGAAGCGTTGGCGGCAAAAGCCGATCTCGACCCGCCCGTCGAGGAAGCGGCTACTGCCGACGAACCTAAGAAAAAGACGGCGAAAAAGTCTACTGCCAAAAAGACTACGGCGAAGAAGTCGACAACGACCAAAAAGCCCGCCGCTAAGTCTGCGACCGAAAAAAAGACTACGACTAAATCGACGTCGGCTAAGACCGCAACGACAAAGACAACGGCAGCAAAGAAGTCTACGAGCTCAGCAAAAGCCGCGCCCAAGTCGACTGCGGCAAAACCGCGTACAAAGAAAGAGGAGAATAAATAA
- a CDS encoding sugar O-acetyltransferase, whose protein sequence is MNEKEKMLAGKIYDPSDPQLLPLRQKAHILCKRYNDTVETQESERKAILDELLPNRGDGAYLQGPIFFDYGVFTSVGKNFYANFNFTVLDVCPVTIGDNVFIGPNVSILSPKHPLCYEDRNPYVNARGVVTDKEYGAPITIGDNCWIAGNVTILAGAKIGEGCVIGAGSVVTGEIPPNSLAYGNPCRVARKISETDRLENKKELF, encoded by the coding sequence ATGAACGAAAAAGAAAAAATGCTAGCGGGCAAAATATATGACCCTAGCGATCCTCAGCTGTTACCGCTTAGGCAGAAAGCGCATATTTTATGCAAGCGCTATAACGATACCGTAGAGACGCAGGAGAGCGAGCGCAAGGCGATACTCGACGAGCTTTTGCCCAATCGCGGCGACGGCGCGTACCTTCAAGGGCCGATATTTTTCGATTACGGTGTTTTCACATCGGTCGGCAAAAACTTTTACGCAAACTTTAATTTCACAGTGCTCGACGTATGTCCCGTCACGATCGGCGACAATGTTTTTATCGGCCCCAACGTGTCCATACTTTCGCCCAAGCATCCGCTCTGTTACGAGGACAGAAACCCCTACGTCAACGCACGCGGCGTGGTTACCGATAAGGAATACGGCGCGCCCATTACGATCGGTGATAACTGCTGGATAGCGGGTAACGTAACTATCCTCGCGGGCGCTAAAATAGGCGAGGGCTGCGTTATCGGCGCGGGCTCGGTGGTAACGGGCGAGATTCCGCCTAACAGCTTGGCTTACGGCAACCCTTGCCGTGTCGCGCGCAAAATAAGCGAGACCGATCGGCTTGAAAATAAGAAAGAGCTTTTCTAA